TACCAGGGATTCATATATTTCATTCGGTGATGAAGTGTCCATTGAAGCTGAGAGAAGTAGGAGGCTGCTAGTTTTTCGGCCAGCCTATGAGTCAATTGTGTCTCTGGTGAGTTGCTTTCTTTGCACAGAATTTCAAATTTGCTTAAACCAAGGAGAATGAAGGAATGACCATATGGCAATCCCCAATAAAATATGGATGAAGGCTGAGTTGTATGAGAAAAAAATTGGGGTTTGCAATATCAACAATTAAACAACTTCAAATGGTTCAAAAATTGATGACACTTTTTCCAGATTGGATGGCAGTAAGGATCTATTTGGATGAGATATCTGAAATCTCAGATTTGTTTGATCAATTTATCTACCTATGCTACACCCAACAAATAACATTTAGATTTCATTTCTGCCTACCTATCCAAATGCAACCTAATATAATTTCGTGGACATTTTCTCTCTTTATTCTTTGCTTTTGTTTGGTGGGATTTACATATTAAGAAATGCACAAGAATGTTCCACATCATGTTATGGAAATCATAGTAGTCTTACATGGAAATAATTGTCTCTAACACCATTGAAATTATGGGCCGAGGAGTGTGGATCAATAAACAAGCAGGTTTCATGCTGAACTGGGCTCCCCATCACCAAAATGGCTTAGTTTTGGTTTGCCTTGAACTTATATACCTTTTGATTTTCTTGTGCACGGTTGATGCGGACTTGTTCCCACGAGTCATATCCCAATACTCCCCTTTAGGAGCAATTTGGCTTAGGCTTCATATAGGCCTAATTATCAATTGTCATTGCATGGTCACGGGGTCACCCATCTAACTTGGGTCTTGATCCTCTTGGCTCTGACCTCAAGATCCAGCCTTTCTTTGACAAGCCCGTGGGTCCACTTTCTTCTAGTTCCTTTTTGGCTCAGGTCACGGGTCTAACTCCTTCAAGATCAACCCCGTGCTTTTGGTTGCTGAACCTATGGTCATTGAGATTAATATTGTGATACAATGTTGGGATTCTCGAGCACAGGGGGTTGGAAAACAAATGGGTCGGCTTGCAGTAATTGGGTTTGATTGGTACGCCACCAAAATGGCCTAAGCTTTTGGTGATGGAAAGCCAAATTCCAGCGCAATTCAACATGTGGGTCAGCTGTTTTGTTGATCCACCCCCATGATTCTCCACTAAGTAGCCATATCATTGATAGTTTGATACTGAGCAGTTAACCTGGAGGCAATTGCAATGAGCAGAATTTGTAACTTGCTAGCCTAGCATAACTCATACTTGCTAGACTAAGTGATGGCAAACACTTAATAGTTTAGTGCAAGGCCCAGTGAAATGGATGGATATACGGTGGACTCATGTTTAGCCTCTTAGGATTACTTTGGGAAAAATGATTGTGATTTAATGCCATGAAACAGGCTTTTGCTTTATTTGCCCGCTTAAGTGTGTTTCCAGCAGTATCAGTCACCATAAATTTCCACAATATCCCTGTTTGGTGCTGCTTTGCTTTCTGGTTGCTACCATGTGCTTTTCCTGATAAATATATCCTTTTAAGAAATGGGATTTGTCATCTCAAGCATATGTACAAAAGGGTTAAGACTAGTGCATATTTAACTATAAAATATGCATGTAGATAAATATGATTTCCCATCTCATCatgtataattttcttttatagaaaaaattgaAGAGCAATGATTTTTCCTTACAGGTTAGCTTTCGAGTTCAGTATCCCCAAGATTATCAAAATCTTTCAATTGAAGACCTCAAGGATTTTAAACAGACTAGATATGGTGAGCAGTTCTCAAATTAGTTGAAACAGACATTGTTGCTGAATTTGCCCTTCGTACACATTAATTAGCAAGCCTGGTAGTATTTTTTGTACTTGCTTTTGTTGCCAAGGCTTTTATTGTCTGATTGCTCAATCACTATTAGTTGTTTCTATCAATTGTGAAGACAATTTTCTGCCTTTATATATATTCACCTTGATGAGACCTCCCATCTTTCTTCCACTGCTTCAGCACTAATTGTTTCTGTGATGTTGCTAGCTGTTGCGGATGTGTTAATTGACGCTGCATCAGTTCTAGGTGGTGATGCAACTTTAAAGATTCTTTATGTGAAACTTGCTGAGGTGCGTATTACATTATGGTTAACATTACTAATTTAAGTTGCCTTCATATTGCCTTTGGCACCATCCTTATAAAATCTTGAGTTGCAATTTTGCATTGGGTTAATCTGCTGTAGAACCATCTAGTAGTTTTTCATTTGGAAATTGCTTAATTCTAGAGTTGTCTAGTCACAGTAGCAGAATTCTTACTCTTGGCTTCTATGGCCAAGTGCTCTCtttcttaaaacatgaaatttgGGTGGGTTTTGAATATATTGGATATTGCTTCATGCATACTCCACTATGAAGTTCGGCGTTGCTATTGGAAGCAGAAACAGCTTTAGCTGAAGCAGAAACAATATCTTTAAAGCCAGATTGCTACAGTTTCCTTCCATTAATCCTGCATTAGCATGCAAGATCTGCTTTTCTCAATAACCATgctcattttcttttaaatatgaATACAATTTCTGGAGTACCTGTACCATTTGCAGACATCTTGTTGCTTTTGGTGGACTACCATATTTCTAAGAACTGGTCACATGCTAGTGAGCCGAACTATTTTAGCATAGGATTGGGATTTCTGAGCTTCATATCAGCTCAAGAGAATATTCTGTGATTCTGTAGTTATCACGTGTATGTTATAATTATGAGCAATTGTTGTGTACTGTTCAAGGCTCAAGCTTGCTGGGGGAATGGACATAGCGAGTGGCGTCCAGCAGAAGCTGCTTTATTTTGCATCAAGGCTGTATCAAATTATGTTTCAGATGTTGAAGCTGAAGTAATGCCCAAGGTATAGAATTTTTTGTCAAAAGTTCCTATATGAGCACCATTTTCTTTTTTGCAATTTTCTAAGGTGATAGTGTAGAGTTGTTGCTGCAGATCTGGTTTCAAGTTGTGGCTTTAATTCATCTCTGTGGGCAACCTTTTGCTCATATATCAAGTTTATTGTTAccatttgagagagagagagatggtaatataaaattatagatttCGGTCGATAATTTTCACCGGCGGTCACTAAATTTCAAATCTGTTTCATTTCCATTgctcaaatttaattttgtttcaaTAAAATCACTCAGGAACTTTGAACTTGTTAATGAGCTTCATGctaccaaaataaaaataatcagtCTAGACCTCTCTCCATTATCTTTCTACTTCTCTCacttattttctctattttctcaTCTTTGATGGTCAAATCAATTAAtgatcaaatatttttttatttaacaatttgataatagattagttattattttatgtttatttttatttattatttatttatattaatttaaattttactaaattaatcaaagcaaattgatattaaattaaattaatttaagttttGGTCAATAGTCATGagataaaaaagtaaattaattgaaaacttAAATatctcaataataaaaaaaatgaaatattttctATGATGTGAACAAAATGAGCTTAATAATACCTATATTTAAAATGCCTAATAATTAAGGTGAAAAACGtgatttctctatattattaaattattagcaAAATCAATTATCCAAATCAAAGATTTCAAAAGGAAAAAATCTAACATCGtctataaaatttgaatatttagcattgaaaattttcatcaaCTTTGTTTTTATCAAACTTTGAaatcttttctttatttaactaaaattaaaataaaaaatttataattttaaaaatgatttattatattatctttcatgatatcatttaaaaaattcataaaatgcAGATTAATGATTAATCCTTAAGCTTTGCTAAttgtaaactttaatttttttattttgtaacaaAGGGATTGACCTTCTAAAATCTAAATTtgtgcaaaaaataaaattcaaattcaataacaaagttatataattaaaatcttaatacagtttattaaaagaaaatattttcgtTATTGAATAATCATCTATAAATTTCAACACAAAGGATATATAAAAGAGGGAGAGAGTACCATGAGTAGAAATTATGATATCCATTGTCGTTATCCATTATAGTGACCATGCGTAAGTTGTAGGATATCCATTATAGATAAGCTTTCCAGCCCTTTCCTGGAATcctttttatgtatgttattgatGGGATACTTTGTGattggtaaattttttaattggttCAGATTGTTTTGGCTCAAACTATTTGAAATAACTTTTTGTGGGTTGGTTTGCTTCCACAGGTTATGTCTTTACTGCTAGAGCTTCCACATCAACCCCAACTGCTTCAGACAGGTGATTTATCTTCTATCATATATTTGTTTAAGCTTATACTTATACTTCCCTTAAGAGGATCATGAATGTCAGTGTGAAGCAGAGATTTTGAACTACCATCTCTGCTCAAAACAGTGGTTCATGTCTTTTGAGTCCCAAAGCTTCATACCTGCCTCAGTGCGGTTCCTCTTGATGTGAAATCTGGGCTTGATATTTATGACAACATTTTCAGTGTGCTTAACAATTGGAGCATATTCAAAGTGGCTTGATGCTGCATCAGATGGATTGCCTTTATTATCTTCAGTCATGAAAATTCTCATGCATGGCATGGGGACATCAGAAGATTCTGCAGCTGCTGCAGCTGTGGCATTCAGACATATCTGCAATGGTACTTAATTCTTGGTTGAGTGATTATTTGCACTTTTTTTAGATGCAGAATCTTAGAATTTAGTAACTACTAATAATCTGCTTATAATTTTAAGGAAATTGTAAACTTCCATGATTCTTTGCTGAAGTTGAATATATGAACTGCTAGCTCTCGAGGATAACCTGAATTCTACCCTTGATTTTGATCCACTATTAACACATATCTTTTCATTAGTGGGATTGTTTGGGTGCAGTACCATTTTAATGTACAGAGTTTAATTCATTTGTGTTGTTTAAAGGATGTGAATACACGTCTTATGCTTGCAATCAATTGATAAGCTCCTAATTTCTGATGTAGGAAATACTAAAGCTATTAGGACTACTTGTATTTGgattttatttatgattttgagTGATTTATGATTCCAATTTAGTGTTGGATTTAGGTTCCTATTCCTAATTTTAGAAGGATTATGAATACTTCATATATTGGCCTAGTTTCTCTACATATTTAAGTAGATTTTGCCATGTTTGTCAGATGATTTGTGCTAATAAAATTGAGAATGTGTTTTTCTACCAAATGAGAATTTGTTTTTCTCTGTTTGATCTATTGGTTCTTCATCCATTTGGTATCAGATCTTGTTCTACATCAGTTTTGTTGTCTAACAGCACAGAGCAGTAAACTGATAGAATTTGAATATGCTTAAAATAAGCTACAACATTCAGGATCGACACTTTAATGAATCTAGAAAACCACCAAGTTGAAGATAAAAGTTCTCCTAAATACATGATTTCCTCCAAAGCTGTTCATGACTCGTTTTCTTCCATATGATTTTTGTTCCTTCAAATTTTGTTGCTGGTGGATTTGATACCATGTCTTTAAATGATATACCTAAAGATTGTTATTTTTGGTGTGGTATTTGTGATGTTCTACTTGCCCTGACAGGTGCCACCCACCCTGTTCTCCCTTGGTGACTGAATTCCATGGTGCAATGCTATTTTTTCAACATCTTAAGTTTGGATTAATTTGGTTTATGTTGATTGTAGATTGTCGGAGAAAGCTTTGTGGATATTTCGATGATCTCTTCCCCATATACCATAGGGCAGTAATTGGGGAAGGTAGCTTTAGAATTTCTGCTGAAGATTCTTTGCATGTGGTTGAAGCCTTAAGGTATCTGTTTTACCTTATTTCGTTGGGAATTGCTTTGTTACATGATGAGATTAAATTTGCAGAGAGTACTTGATTTGGATGTGTTGTAAATTATTTTGCAGCATGGTCATAACAGAACTTCCTCCAGACCAGGCTAAGCAGGCTTTGGAGAAATTATGCATGCCAGTTGTTAATTCTTTACAAGTGAGGTTTATTACTAGTagatttattcattcattctttgATTGTTTTTGATGCTAGCTGATAATGTGAACAACCAGGGAGTTATCAATCAAGGTCCAGAAATATTGGAGAAGAGACCTGCTCGAGAGTTAACAGTTCATATTGATCGACTTGCTTACATCTTTAGGTTTGCCTGACATCCTTCTGTTTTAGCTGTAAATATATTTGTATTCTCAGAGTGTAACTAAAAAGCCAATTCAGATATGTTAATCATCCTGAAGCTGTGGCAGATGCAATTCAAAGGCTTTGGCCACTCTTTAAAGCAATCTTTGACATGTAAGTTTATGCAGTCTATTGTAAAATAGGTTTATTGCTATGTGAATATTCCTGGGTTCTCCCATTTTTATTGATCTGTGTTTTTCTGCTGTAGTCGTGCTTGGGACATGCGGACAATGGAGTCTCTTTGTCGAGCTTGTAAATATGCTGTGAGTTTGAAAAGTTGGATCTTATGCAATTTTAAATAGCTGAACTTCAGAGTACTTGACTACATAGTTACCCTTAACCATAGTTATCAAAGATTCAGCGGGGCACCAGTATATGAAGAACCCAAAGGCAGAGGACCTACAGGAGGTGCACCAAGGCGCAAGGCTCGCCTAGGTGCTCTTCATGAAGGTCAACCCAAATGAAGGAGGGGTGGGGGTGGGGGGAACATGGGTTTGGCAAAGTCTGTATATGATTTTATTTGCAAAGTTCTATCGACCAAAGATTTAGTGTTTTGTAGGCGAACATGTTCTCAAGTAATCTACATTAGTTCCAGATGCTAATGCATTTGAGATTTCTTTAGGTGAGAACTTCTGGGAGGTTCATGGGAATCACCATTGGAGCAATGCTAGAAGAGATTCAAGCCCTATATCAACAGCACCATCAGCCTTGCTTCCTTTATCTCTCTAGTGAAGTTATAAAGGTAGGTATTTCTTACTAAATATGAGCAATTTTTTCTTGTATTGGTTTATTTCAAAATTGAGTGTTTAATTTTCTTGGGGCTGCAGATATTTGGTTCTGACCCGTCTTGTGCATACTACTTGAAAAATTTGATTGAAGCTCTTTTCAAGCGTACAATATGTCTCCTTACCAATATCAAGGTCTCAGTTCTACAAGCAATGCATGTGTTTTATTGTTTGGATTTCTGTTACGTCTCATGACTTCCAATCAccctttatatttatcatattcaGGAGTTCACTGCCAGACCAGACATAGCAGATGATTGTTTTTTATTGGCATCAAGATGCATTCGTTATTGCCCTCAACTTTTTATTCCATCTGCTGTATTTCCAATGTTAGTTGATTGCTCTATGATTGGTATTACCGTACAGCACAGGtattatttattatcatttCTTTAACGTCCACATTAATTTCATTCTTTGAATTTCAGTGGTAAATAGAAATATTCTATGAAATGCAAACCAGTTCAAGACATGCTGGGAAAGCATGGATAGAATTGCAGATATAAATACAAGCACAGATAATTTTTACTGTTTTTTTGAAAAGTGTGGATAAGATAGGGTGGTTATGATAAATAAGCATATTTTTACTTTGTATGACATGAAAAAATAATCAAGATGGGTGCATATGCTCTGCCACAGTTTGCATAAACATTTTTAAGTATCAAATAGGTTCAAGAAGATAGAAAATAAACCAATTAAAGGGCAAAGATAACAGAAAGGCATACTGAGGTACAAAGtgaatatttttcctttttaacaAAAATCGGCATACACATGAATAATTTATCTATTGACATTTGCCACAAGACACATCATCACCCTAATTTTTATATTCCTTGATGcctaaaactattttttttggGTTTGATATTGGGAACTGAAAATGTGACTATAAATTTACTTGATAATACCAAAAATTATGTCCACTAGGAGATCCTTTGTATATCCTAATTGCATCTAACCATATCCCTGTGTTTACTATTCACCGAGACATATGGATTGtatttgttaaatttgggtaaGGTCTAACTCATTCCAAGCTAACTCAAGGGGAGGAGTAGTGCCTATGGCTCATAAAACCGACGTGGGATTTAACATACCTCTCACCCCTAGAATTGAGAGGCTCAATATGAGTAGGAGGCTCTCATATCATATTAAATCTgagtcaggcctaactcactctAAAAACTAGCCAGCTCAAAAGAGAGGAGTGTATATGCAGGAGGCACATTTCCCCTTTCTCACTATGTGGGATTCAACGGTATTAAATGTGGTACTTCTATGCGCTATATGCCAAAAAGATGTGCAAGCAGACTTTTAGAGTTGAAATATTGATGCTTCC
This Manihot esculenta cultivar AM560-2 chromosome 6, M.esculenta_v8, whole genome shotgun sequence DNA region includes the following protein-coding sequences:
- the LOC110617434 gene encoding transportin MOS14 isoform X3, which produces MWVTLLKKFHSGPPKVRTQISIAVAALAVQVPAEDWGDGGIVNWLRDEMNSHPEYIPGFLELLSVLPEEVYNYKIAARPERRRQFEKELTSQMELALNILTACSKINELKEQVLEAFASWLRLRHGIPGSVLASHPLVVAALSSLNSELLSEAAVNVVSELIHYTTSGSSGGILVQMPLIQVLVPQVMSLKEQLQDPSKDEEDVKAIARLFADMGDSYVELIATGSDESMVIVNALLEVASHPEYDIASMTFNFWHSLQVILTRRDSYISFGDEVSIEAERSRRLLVFRPAYESIVSLVSFRVQYPQDYQNLSIEDLKDFKQTRYAVADVLIDAASVLGGDATLKILYVKLAEAQACWGNGHSEWRPAEAALFCIKAVSNYVSDVEAEVMPKVMSLLLELPHQPQLLQTVCLTIGAYSKWLDAASDGLPLLSSVMKILMHGMGTSEDSAAAAAVAFRHICNDCRRKLCGYFDDLFPIYHRAVIGEGSFRISAEDSLHVVEALSMVITELPPDQAKQALEKLCMPVVNSLQGVINQGPEILEKRPARELTVHIDRLAYIFRYVNHPEAVADAIQRLWPLFKAIFDIRAWDMRTMESLCRACKYAVRTSGRFMGITIGAMLEEIQALYQQHHQPCFLYLSSEVIKIFGSDPSCAYYLKNLIEALFKRTICLLTNIKEFTARPDIADDCFLLASRCIRYCPQLFIPSAVFPMLVDCSMIGITVQHREASNSILTFLSDIFDIAKSSVGEQYLSIRDSVIIPRGASISRILIASLTGALPSSRLETVMYALLALTRAYGANALEWAKESVSLIPLTAVTEVERARFFQALSDAASGIDINALMVPVEELSDVCRRNRTVQEIVQGALRPHELNLITVS